A stretch of DNA from Serinibacter arcticus:
CCCAAGAAGGAGGAGCCGAAGGCTGAGCCCAAGAAGGAGGAGCCCAAGCAGGAGTCCGCTCCCGCCGAGGCCGCTCCGGCCCCGCTCCCCGACACGGCCGGGGTCTACGTGACCCCGCTCGTGCGCAAGCTCGCCTCGCAGCACGGCGTCGACCTGTCCTCGGTCACGGGCACCGGTGTCGGCGGCCGCATCCGCAAGCAGGACGTCCTCGAGGCCGCCGCGCCCAAGGCCGCTCCCGCCGCCGCGTCCGCCCCCGCCGCTCCGGCCCCCACCACGCTCGAGGTCTCCGAGCTCCGCGGCACCACCGAGAAGATGTCGCGCCTGCGCAAGGTCATCTCGGTCCGCATGGTCGAGGCCCTGCAGACGATGGCCCAGCTCACCACGGTGGTCGAGGTCGACGTCACGAAGGTCGCCGCCCTGCGCGCCGCCAAGAAGGACGCCTTCCAGGCCGCGACCGGCCAGAAGCTGACCTACCTGCCGTTCTTCGCGAAGGCCGCGGTCGAAGCGCTCCAGGCGTTCCCGAAGCTCAACGCCCGCATCGACGGCGACCAGGTCGTCTACCCGGACACGGAGAACCTCTCCATCGCCGTCGACACCCCGCGCGGCCTGCTCACGCCGGTCCTCAAGGGTGCGGGCGACCTCGACATCGCCGGCTTCGCCGCGGGCATCAACGACCTCGCGGCGCGCACGCGCGACAACAAGGTCGGCCCGGACGAGCTGTCGGGCGGGACGTTCACGCTGACCAACACCGGCAGCGCCGGCGCCCTGTTCGACACCCCGATCGTCCCGACCCCCACGGTCGGCATCCTCGGCGTCGGCACGATCGTCAAGCGTCCCGTGGTCGTCTCGGGCCCGGACGGCGACTCCATCGCCATCCGCTCGATGGTCTACCTGGCGATCTCCTACGACCACCGTCTCGTCGACGGCGCGGACGCCGGCCGCTACCTCAGCGCCGTCAAGCGTCGGCTCGAGGAGGGCGCCTTCGAAGGCGACCTCGGTCTCTGATCGAGACGAAGGCGATCCAGCGATGAGCACTGATCAGCCCGGAGCCACCGTCCTCGTGGGCGGTGCCTCCGGGCTGATCGGTTCCCCCCTCGTGGCGCACCTCGAGGCGACCGGAACTCGTGTCCGCCGCCTCGTGCGGCGCCCGGCGTCGGGACCCGACGAGGTCACGTGGGCGCCCGAGGACGGCGTCCTTCCCGACTCCGCGTTCGACGGCGTCTCCGCCGTCGTCGTGCTGTCCGGTGCGGGTGTCGCCGACAAGCGGTGGACCTCGTCGCGGCGGCGCGAGCTGCTCCGTTCGCGCACCTCCACCACCTCGCTGATCGCCCGCCGGATGGCCGAGGTCGGCGGACCCCGCCGCCTGGTCGCCGGCTCGGCGGTCGGCTTCTACGCCGACCGCGACGAGGAGGAGCTGACGGAGACCTCCGGACCCGGTGAGGGGTTCCTCGCCGAGCTGACCCAGGCGTGGGAGGCCGCGGCGCAGCCCGCGCGCGACGCCGGGCTGTCGGTCGCGCACGCGCGCACCGGGCTGGTGCTCACGCCCGACGGCGGCGCGCTCGGCAGGCTGCTCCCCCTGCTGCGCCTCGGCGTCGCCGGTCCGATGGGGCACGGCCGCCAGTGGTGGCCCTGGATCACCCTGACCGACGAGGTCCGCGCGCTCGCGCACCTGGTGACCTCCGACGTCACCGGTCCCGTCAACCTCACGGCCCCCGAACCGCTGCGGAACGCCGAGCTCACGCGGGTGCTGGCCCGCGCCCTGAACCGCCCCGCGACGGTGCCCGTCCCCGGGATCGCCCTCAGGATCGGTCTCGGTGGCTTCGCCGCAGAGCTCCTGAACTCCCAGCGCGTGCTGCCGACTGTCCTCGAGGCCGACGGCTTCGTCTTCACCCACCCGCGCCTGGAGGCGGCGGCCGCCGAGCTCGTCGGCTGACACGTCAGCCGCACGGGCCCCACTCCGTCAGGCGGAGCCCGACGGCGCCCGGTCGGACCTCCGCGACGCTCATCTCCGCGACGACGCACGTCGCCGGCTGCGGGCCGACGACCACGCGGCCGACGCCGTCGTCCCGGACGTGCGCGGCCTGACCGAGGGCCAGCCCCCCGCGCCCGAGCCCCGGTCCCACGACCGTGCGGACGCCGCCGAGGCGGATCCCCTCGCGCTGCAGCGCCAGCACGAGCCGGGTGTCCCGGTGCCACGCCCGCGTCCCCGGAGCGACGGCGGTGGCCAGCAGCGGAAGGCTGCGCTGCTCCAGCGCGGCGTCGCGGCGGGCGAACGCCTGCGCGATCGACGACGGCGCGATCGCGGCCTCGCCGACGTCGCCGCTCCCCAGCTGAGGCGGGCCGGCGACGACGATCGCGGCCGCCGCCGCGCCGAGCGCGGCCGCGCCGACGGCGGCGAACCTGCGGCGGGGCGGACGCCCCGCCGTCGTGCGCCCCCGCCGGCCCGCCCGACGGGTTGGTGCCAGCAGGACGACCTCGCGCGCGGCCTCCCGTGCGAGCGCGTCCAGCACCTCACGATCCGGCGCCAGCGCGCCCCAGATCGGACCCGCCCCGTCCCGTCGGGCGACGGCCCGTCCGGCGACGTCGGCCACCTCGGCCGCCGTGGGCCGCGCTCTCGCGTCGAGGACGGACGCGTCGTCGAGCACCCCGGCGACGGCCGGGTCGAGCGTGGGCGCGCCGACGCGCCGCGTCTCCCCCAGCGCGGCGGCCACGAGGGCCGCGAGCTCCCAGACGTCGCTCGCGGGCGTCGCCGCAGCTGCGGCAGCACCGCCGACCGGCCGCCGTTCGGGCGCGACCTGGCTCGGCGCGCGCGCCCCTTGTTCCCGTGGCACGAGCCCGCCGAGCCGCGCGCCACCGTGGGCCAGCACGACGTCGTCGGCCGCGAGCCGGCCGTGGACGAGGCCGCGGCCGTGCAGGGCGTCCAGGCCGAGGGCGAGGTCGCGCAGGAGGCGCTCGACGGCGTCCGGCCGCAGCGCGCCGACGCCCACCGCCGTGGTGAGCGAGGGCCCGACGGGCAGGTCGCTGACCACCGCGAGTCCGCCGTCGAGCGTCGGGACGACGCGCCGCACGTGCACCAGGTGCGGGTCGTCGACCTCCAGCAGCGCGTCGAGCCGCCGCCGCACGCCGTCACCCTCCGCGTCGTCGGGCGGGACGAGGACCACGGCGACGAGGGCGCCGTCGTACTCCCTGGCGGTGATCGCCCCGTGCCGGGTCAGGCCGAGCTCGAGTCCCGGCACCCCGATGAGCGGTGGCGGTTCGCGGTCCTGCCCGAGGGCGGGCCGGCGGCCTGACGGACGGCGGGAGGTCATCCCCCGATCTCACCCTGTCGGGCACCGCTTCCGCTCGTCGTCCACAGGGCCGCCGGACGCCCCGGTCACCGGTAGGCTGTGCGTCATCATGGCCCGTTCATCATCTGGCTCGTCCGAGCCCACGAAGCCCAAGGTCAAGAAGCGCCGCTGGTATCACCAGGTCTGGGACGTCTTCCAGATGACGCGGAAGGCCGACCCCAGCGTCCCCTGGATCATGCTGGGCATCCTCGTGGCGTCCGCCGGTGTCGGCTTCGGCGTCGGAGCCCTGTTCAACCAGGGACCGTACGGCCTCTTCCTCGGCATCCCGCTCGGCATCCTGATCGCGACGATCTTCCTGTCGCGACGGGCCGAGCGCGCCGCGTACTCGAGCCTCGAGGGTCAGCCCGGTGCCGTCTCCGCCGCACTCGGCACGATCCGTCGCGGCTGGAACATCGAGGAGCAGCCCGTCGCCGTCGACGCCCGCTCGCAGGCCATGGTCTTCCGCGCGATCGGACGCCCCGGCGTCGTGTTCATCGCCGACGGCGGCTCGCGCGGCGTGCAGCAGCGCCTCCTCGAGGGCGAGCGCAAGCGCGCGACGCGCCTCGTGCCCGACGTCCCGGTCCACCTGATCCAGACGGGTCGCGAGGAGGGGCAGGTCCCCCTGCCCAAGGTCGCCGCCGCCGTCCGCAAGCAGAAGGGCAAGCTGACGCCCGCCGAGGTCGCCGAGATCACCAAGCGCCTCAAGGCGCTCGGCGCCGCGCGGATCCCGGTGCCCAAGGGCGTCGACCCCACGCGCATGCGCCCCGACCGCAAGGGCATGCGCGGCCGCTGAACCACCGCGCCCGTGCGCGACGCCCCCGGACCGGAAGGTCCGGGGGCGTCGTGCGTTCACCCGCGGGACTCCCCCGGCGCCGGTCGGGTTCACCCGGCCGACCTAGCGTGGCGGGATGACGACGACGGAACGCCCCCGCCCGGCGCTCGACCGACGACGCCGGCGCCGCCGTCGCGCGCTGGTGGCGCTCGGGATCGTCGTCGTCCTCGTCGGCGCCGCCCTCGGGCAGCGCGCCCACCCCTACCGGCTCGAGTCGACGGTGGAGATCGACGCCCCGCGCGAGGTGGTGTGGGACGTGCTCACGGACTTCGGTGCCTACCCCGAGTGGAACCCGGCGCTCGTCGGCATGGCCGGGGAGCTCGCCGTCGGGGAGACGCTGCGGTTCGCGACGGACGCCTCCGACGACGCCCTGGTGTTCGAGCCCGTGGTGCGCGAGGTGAGACCGGAGGAGGAGCTGCGCTGGGAGGGGCGGCTCCTGCTCGGCGGTCTCTTCGACGGCGAGCACTCCTTCGAGCTGCGGGAGACCGACACGGGCGGGACCGTTCTCGTGCAGGTCGAGGACTTCCGCGGAATCGCCGTGCCGTTCCTCACGGGGTGGCTGAGGGAGAACACGCTCCCCGACTTCGTCGCGATGAACGACGCGCTGCGCGAGCGCGCCGAGGCCGGCGCCGTCGCCATCGACGACGCGTGACGACGGACGACGGCCCCGCAGCCGACGGCTGCGGGGCCCCGCACCGGTGTGAGGGCACCGGTGTCCTGGCTGGCGATCAGCTCGCCACGACCTCCTCGCGGCGCGCGCGGACCTCCTCGACGGACGTGCCGTAGTAGGCGGCGAGCATGATCTCCTTCATGTCCTCCCGCATCGGCATGCGGGGGTTGGCGGGAGCGCACTGGTCCTCGTACGCGCCCGTGGCGACCTCGTCGAGGCGGGAGACGAACTCGGTCTCGTCGACGTCCTGCGCCTGGAAGGACTGCGGGATGCCGACCCGGGCGCGGAGCGCCTCGACGGCCCGAGCATAGGACTCGACGCCCTCCTCCGGGGAGCCCGCCGGCAGCCCCAGGTGCTGGGCGATCTGCTGGAAGCGCTCGGGCGCGACGTAGTGCTCGTACTTCGGCCAGCTCGTGAGCTTGGTCGGGACCGTGCCGTTGTAGCGGATCACGTGCGGGAGCAGCGTGGCGTTGGTCCGTCCGTGGACCAGGTGGAAGGTCGACCCGAGGACGTGGGCCATCGCGTGCACGATCCCGAGGAACGCGTTCCCGAAGCTCATGCCGGCGATGGTGCCGGCGTTGTGCATCTTCTCGCGCGCCGTGGCGGTCAGGGGGTCGTTGCGGTCGCCGTTCACGGACTGGGCCAGGTTGTCGAAGATCAGCTTGATGGCGTGCAGCGCCAGGCCGTCGGTGAAGTCGTTGGCGTAGACGCTGACGTAGGCCTCGGTGGCGTGGGTCAGGGCGTCGAAACCGGAGTCGGCGGCGAGCGAGGCGGGCATCATCGCCGTCAGGACCGGGTCGATGATCGCGACCGACGGCGTGAGCGCGTAGTCGGCCAGCGGGTACTTCTTGCCGGCCTCCGGGTCGGAGATGACGGCGAACGGGGTCACCTCGGCGCCGGTTCCCGACGTCGTCGGGATGCAGACCAGCTGCGCGAGCGCGCCGAGCGTCGGGAACTTGAACGCGCGCTTGCGGACGTCGAAGAACTTCTGCTTGAGGTCGGAGAAGTCGATCTCCGGGTGCTCGTACAGCAGCCACATGACCTTGGCGGCATCCATCGGTGAGCCGCCACCGAGGGCGATGATCGTGTCGGGCTCGAAGTGGCGCATCTGCTCGGCCCCCTTCTGCACGGTCTGGACGCTCGGCTCTGGCTCGACCTGGTCGATGATCTGGAGCGCGACCTTGGTGCCGCGGCGGTTCAGGACGTCGATGACGCGGTCGACGAATCCGAGCGTCGTCATCGTTGCGTCCGTCACGATGGTGACGCGCGCGACGTCGGGCATGTCGGCCAGGTAGCGGATGGCTCCTCGCTCGAAGTAGGTCTTCGCGGGCACCTTGAACC
This window harbors:
- the sucB gene encoding 2-oxoglutarate dehydrogenase, E2 component, dihydrolipoamide succinyltransferase — encoded protein: MSESVKMPALGESVTEGTVTRWLKAVGESVEVDEPLLEVSTDKVDTEVPSPVAGVVEKILVEEDETVEVGTELAVIGDGSGSAGSDSSDDEAPAAQEESIQADEPQPATSGASSDPEQAEPATSDEAEESAPAEKPAAGTQSSGEASGTEITLPALGESVTEGTVTRWLKEVGDSVEVDEPLLEVSTDKVDTEVPSPVAGTLLAIKVAEDETVDVGTVVAIVGDASAQSAPEPESAPEEPAEEEPKAEEPKVEEPKAEEPKKEEPKAEPKKEEPKQESAPAEAAPAPLPDTAGVYVTPLVRKLASQHGVDLSSVTGTGVGGRIRKQDVLEAAAPKAAPAAASAPAAPAPTTLEVSELRGTTEKMSRLRKVISVRMVEALQTMAQLTTVVEVDVTKVAALRAAKKDAFQAATGQKLTYLPFFAKAAVEALQAFPKLNARIDGDQVVYPDTENLSIAVDTPRGLLTPVLKGAGDLDIAGFAAGINDLAARTRDNKVGPDELSGGTFTLTNTGSAGALFDTPIVPTPTVGILGVGTIVKRPVVVSGPDGDSIAIRSMVYLAISYDHRLVDGADAGRYLSAVKRRLEEGAFEGDLGL
- a CDS encoding TIGR01777 family oxidoreductase, translated to MSTDQPGATVLVGGASGLIGSPLVAHLEATGTRVRRLVRRPASGPDEVTWAPEDGVLPDSAFDGVSAVVVLSGAGVADKRWTSSRRRELLRSRTSTTSLIARRMAEVGGPRRLVAGSAVGFYADRDEEELTETSGPGEGFLAELTQAWEAAAQPARDAGLSVAHARTGLVLTPDGGALGRLLPLLRLGVAGPMGHGRQWWPWITLTDEVRALAHLVTSDVTGPVNLTAPEPLRNAELTRVLARALNRPATVPVPGIALRIGLGGFAAELLNSQRVLPTVLEADGFVFTHPRLEAAAAELVG
- a CDS encoding DUF4191 domain-containing protein, which translates into the protein MARSSSGSSEPTKPKVKKRRWYHQVWDVFQMTRKADPSVPWIMLGILVASAGVGFGVGALFNQGPYGLFLGIPLGILIATIFLSRRAERAAYSSLEGQPGAVSAALGTIRRGWNIEEQPVAVDARSQAMVFRAIGRPGVVFIADGGSRGVQQRLLEGERKRATRLVPDVPVHLIQTGREEGQVPLPKVAAAVRKQKGKLTPAEVAEITKRLKALGAARIPVPKGVDPTRMRPDRKGMRGR
- a CDS encoding SRPBCC domain-containing protein; translation: MTTTERPRPALDRRRRRRRRALVALGIVVVLVGAALGQRAHPYRLESTVEIDAPREVVWDVLTDFGAYPEWNPALVGMAGELAVGETLRFATDASDDALVFEPVVREVRPEEELRWEGRLLLGGLFDGEHSFELRETDTGGTVLVQVEDFRGIAVPFLTGWLRENTLPDFVAMNDALRERAEAGAVAIDDA